The following are encoded in a window of Candidatus Paceibacterota bacterium genomic DNA:
- a CDS encoding DUF1501 domain-containing protein has protein sequence MRPPAGSMLTRRQFIRQAACAAVGTVALTSTVRDLRLMNAVVAQSSINDYRALVCLFLAGGNDSNNLIIPTLQSEYDDYAAIRTPVLALPLTGGPPNTLVLPISPLNSDGHSYGLHPACPELQTLFGEGKLATVFNVGTLVYPMTRAEYQGGILKRPPQLFSHSDQVTQWQTSVPDRPPGTGWGGRCGDLLASVQPDAAVSMAITLAGANTFETGNFVSSYSVSTSGAIALTPTSQLTGARLQALTNILGAPYPNLQAKAYADVAAHSITTGALLNTAIAPTAAANYWTTTFPGTVVLPTYPATTFNSSLGPQLRMIARLIEAGARARSSGGFGMKRQIFFCSVGGYDLHANQTTVTAGVPIPYRGSHANLLAEVSQSLYAFQRAMEQIGLSNNVTVFTASDFNRTFPCNGQGSDHGWGSHHLVLGGAVQGRRTYGIWPTLTVNGPDDTSTGRWIPTTAIDQYFATLASWFGVDNSNLLTVFPNLDRFSGRNLGFV, from the coding sequence ATGAGACCCCCCGCCGGTTCGATGCTCACCCGCCGCCAGTTCATCCGCCAGGCCGCCTGCGCCGCCGTTGGCACCGTCGCCCTGACTTCGACGGTCCGTGATCTGCGCCTGATGAATGCCGTTGTCGCCCAAAGCAGCATCAACGACTACAGGGCCCTGGTGTGTCTCTTCCTCGCCGGCGGCAACGACTCCAACAACCTCATTATTCCGACCCTCCAGTCCGAATACGACGACTACGCTGCGATCCGAACTCCCGTGCTGGCCCTGCCGCTGACTGGCGGCCCGCCCAACACCCTTGTCCTGCCGATTTCGCCCCTTAACAGCGACGGCCACAGCTACGGCCTCCACCCCGCCTGCCCCGAGCTGCAGACCCTTTTCGGCGAAGGGAAGCTCGCAACGGTGTTTAACGTCGGCACGCTCGTCTATCCCATGACCCGCGCCGAGTACCAAGGCGGGATCCTGAAGCGACCGCCCCAGCTCTTCTCTCATTCCGACCAGGTCACTCAATGGCAAACCTCCGTTCCCGATCGGCCGCCCGGTACCGGCTGGGGCGGCCGCTGCGGCGATCTGCTCGCCTCGGTTCAACCGGACGCGGCCGTATCAATGGCGATCACGCTGGCGGGGGCCAATACCTTTGAAACCGGCAATTTCGTTTCCTCCTATTCGGTTTCCACCTCCGGTGCGATTGCGCTCACACCCACCAGCCAGCTCACCGGCGCGCGGCTGCAGGCCCTGACGAACATCCTCGGGGCGCCCTACCCAAACCTGCAGGCCAAAGCCTACGCCGATGTCGCCGCCCATTCCATCACGACCGGCGCGCTGCTCAATACCGCCATTGCCCCGACCGCCGCCGCCAATTACTGGACCACGACGTTTCCTGGCACGGTGGTCTTGCCTACCTACCCGGCTACGACCTTCAACTCGTCGCTCGGTCCGCAACTCAGGATGATCGCCCGGCTCATCGAGGCCGGCGCGCGCGCCCGGTCCTCCGGCGGATTCGGCATGAAGCGCCAGATCTTCTTCTGCTCGGTAGGCGGTTACGACCTCCATGCCAACCAGACCACGGTCACCGCCGGCGTCCCGATCCCGTACCGCGGCTCGCACGCGAACCTGCTGGCCGAGGTGAGCCAGTCTCTCTACGCGTTCCAGCGCGCCATGGAACAGATCGGCTTGTCGAACAACGTAACGGTGTTCACTGCCAGCGATTTCAACCGCACCTTCCCCTGCAACGGTCAGGGCAGCGATCACGGCTGGGGCAGTCACCACCTGGTCCTTGGCGGCGCAGTCCAGGGGCGGCGCACCTATGGCATATGGCCCACGTTGACCGTCAACGGCCCGGACGACACCAGCACCGGCCGCTGGATTCCCACCACCGCCATTGACCAGTACTTCGCGACACTCGCCTCCTGGTTTGGAGTGGACAATAGCAACCTGCTGACCGTCTTCCCTAATCTCGACCGATTCTCCGGACGCAACCTCGGGTTCGTATGA